The following coding sequences are from one Rutidosis leptorrhynchoides isolate AG116_Rl617_1_P2 chromosome 11, CSIRO_AGI_Rlap_v1, whole genome shotgun sequence window:
- the LOC139876649 gene encoding uncharacterized protein has protein sequence MIGSAVGGVSSAFYGFNLVMPVVQRRVKGPMWLHFFIGAPPVIVFSSACAGLAGGAIPALAQLASSSYHASVSSASISAPPPQADAHISKSRSSFTL, from the exons ATG ATTGGGTCTGCTGTTGGTGGTGTATCGAGCGCATTCTACGGATTCAATCTAG TTATGCCGGTTGTTCAAAGGCGGGTGAAAGGACCAATGTGGTTGCATTTTTTTATTGGT GCCCCACCTGTGATAGTATTCTCTTCAGCGTGTGCAGGATTAGCAG GTGGTGCAATTCCAGCGCTTGCTCAACTTGCATCTTCCTCTTATCACGCATCAGTCTCGTCCGCATCAATATCTGCACCTCCGCCTCAGGCGGATGCTCACATCAGCAAATCCAGATCTTCCTTTACTTTATAA